In Salipiger sp. H15, the sequence CAGCCAGTCCCCCGACGCGCTCCAGCAGAAATTCGTGAAGAGCTTCGAGGCGCTGCGCGACTGGGAGCAGGCGCAACTCGTCGCCTCGCTCGAGCGGGTCGCGGCGATGCTCGACGCGCACGAGATGGATGCCTCGCCGGTGCTGACCATCCGCGACATCCGCCAGGACGATCACTGAGCACGACGCAGGGCGGCGGGCTGGCTAGGCCTCGTCGCCGCGCAGGGGCGCGGGCGCGCGCAGCGCCGCTTCCAGCGCCTCGGCATCGTCGAGATCGCGGCTGCGCTGTCCCGGGGCAAGCTCGGCCAAAACCGCGCTCAGCGCTGCGGGCCCGCCGGTGGCGCCCTCGGTCCGGGCAAGATCCATCGCCGCCCGCAGCGCGAGCAGCGTCGCGCCCGAGCGCCGTGCGCTCTGCAGCGCGCCGGTGAGCAGGGCCTGAGCGTCGCCGCCGCAGCGGGCGAGCAGGCGCTGCAACTCGGCGTCGAAATAGGTCACGCCGCTTTCCTCGGTGACCCGCCGGGCCTCCTGCAGAAGCGCACGGGCCTCCTCGCGCTGCCCGTCGCGCAGCCGGGTCTCGGCCAGCCAGGCGCGGGCGTAGGGCAGGGCGAGGCATGCCCCGGTGTCGAGGTAGGCGGCCGTGCCGCGTTCGAGTTGCAGGGCGCCCTCCGGATCGCCCTTCAGGGCGCGGGCATGGCCGGTCACCATGTCGGACTGGGCCAGCCATTGCGCATAGCCATGTTCCGCCGCGATCCGCGCGGCGATCTCGCCATGCCGCTGCGCTGCCTCGGGGCGCCGCAGGAAATGCTGCATGACCCCGGTGAAGACATGCGCGAAGGTCATCGAGAAGACGTGTTTCAGCGCCGAGGAGGTGGCGATCGCCCAGGCACTGCTGAGCTCCGCCGCCTCGACCTCGCCGCGCAGCGCGTGCAGCCAGCCGAGGTAGCTGCGGGCACAGACCGAGAGGTCGAGCCCGTAGCGCTCGATCTCCTCGAGCGCGAGGTCGGGAAGGTGCTGTTCGAGCGCCGCCTCGAAGGCGCGCTGCGCCGGGCCGAGATCCCCCGCGTAATACTGCGTGACGCCAAGCGCGTAATGCCCGGCGACGATGCCGACCTCGTCCTGCGCCTCCTCGCAGAGCGCCAGCAGCTTGCGGGCGATGCGCAGCGCGGTGGCGATGTCGGCGCGCACCACGTAGAAGCTCCAGAGCCCCCAGTGGACATGCGCGCGTTCCATGGGATCGCCGGAACTGTCGGCGAGGGTCAGCGCCTGCGCATAGGTCTGCGCGACCTCCTCGGCGGCGAAACCGTGCAGGGCGATCAGCTGCGGGCCGCGCAACAGCAGGAACTTCAGCTCGAGCGCGGCGGCCCCGGCCCGGTCGGGCTGCGTGCGGGCGAGGGTCAGGGCGCGGCCGAAATGCGCCGCGGCCTCGGAATGGGCGGCGACCCGGAGCGCCTGCTTGCCGGCCGTCTCGAGCCGCGCGATGGCGTCGAGCGGGCGACCGCCAAGCTCGAAATGCGTGGCGACGAGTTCGGCCGGGGCGGGAACGGAGGCCTCGGCCAGGATCGTGCCGAGCCGGCCGTGAAGCTCGGCGCGCTCGGCCAAGAGCAGGGTCTGGTAGGCCTGTTCCTGCACCAGCGCGTGCTTGAACTCGTAACGCGCGTCGGGCGCGGGCCCGAGCCGGTAGACGAGGTCGTGCCCCTGCAATTCCTGCAGCGCCGCCTCGAGCGCCTCGGGTGCCCGACCGGTGAGCCGCGAGAGCGTTGCGGTGTCGAAGACCCGGCCGATCACCGCGGCCTGCTGCAGCACGCTGCGCGCGCCGTCGAGCCGGTCGATGCGCGCGGTCAGCGAGGCGTGCAGGCTGTCGGGGATGGCGCCGTCACCGCCCTCGGCGGCGGTGCGCACCAGCTCCTCGAGGTAGAGCGGGATGCCGTCCGACCGTTCGACGATGGCGTCGATGCGCGCGGCGGGCCAGTCGGGCGGGCAGATGTCGGTGACGAGCGCACGCGCCTGCGCCCTGTCGAGGCGGCGCAGGGTGATGTTGCGCATCGCCGAGGGCGCCGGAACCGCGATGCCGGGCGGCTGGCGCGAGCTGCCGAGCATCATCAGCGGCAGGTTGGCGAGCTCGGTCGCGAGCCGGGCGAGCAGCAGCTGCGAGGTCGGGTCGAGCCAGTGCAGGTCCTCGACGATCATCAGCACCGGCCGTCCCTCGCGGACCGCGGCGCGCAGCAGGGCGGCGACGGCGGCGATCAGCACATCCTGATCGATCGGCGTCGCGTCCGGCGCGCTCGACAGGCCCAGCAGCGCCACCAGCACCTGCTCGACCTGCGCGGTGTCGAGCCCGGACCGGGTGGCGAGCCAGTGCCGCAGCGCCCGCTGCCGCTCCTCCGGCGAGGGCAGGCGGGCGAAGCCGAGCATCTCCTGCAGGTAATGCACAAGCGGGTAGAGGGCGCTCTGCCGGTGATGCGGCGAGGACTGGAACTGCAGGATCTGCGGATCGTCGGCCATGGCATGTTGCTTGAACGCCGCGAGCAGCCGCGACTTGCCGATGCCGGCCTCGCCGCGCAGCACGGCGACGCGGGTCTTGCCGCCGGTCACCTCGGCCCAGAGCGCGGCAAGCGCGCCCAGCTCCTCCGCGCGCCCGGTCAGGGCGGTGAGCCGGCTGGCGGCGCCGGAGGCAAGGAAGCGGTCGGCGTAGAGGCTCTCGCCCAGCACGATCTGCGCGGGGTGGCTGCCCTCGCCGCCGGGCACGGGAATGGTTCGGAAGCGGTCGCGCAGGCTGCGGCGCATCGCGCCCGAAATGCGGACCTCGCCGGGACCGGCCTGCAGCTCGAGGCGCGAGGCGGTGATCACCGCCGGCCCGGCCACGGACATCAGCATCCTGTCGTCGTTCCGGGTCACCACCGTCTCGCCCATGGCAAGGCCCGCGCGCAAGTCGACGGCTTGCCCCGCGGCGTCGGTGAAGCCGCGCTTGACGAGGTCGAGCGCGGCATAGACCGCGCGTTCCGGATCCGCCTCGTCGGCGCGCGGGTGGCCGAAAAGGGCCAGCACCCGCCCGTCCGCCTGCACCAGCACCTTGCCGCCGGCGGGCTCGACGCGCGCGCGGCAGACCTCGGCAAGCCGGGTCAGCAGCGCGACGATGTCCTCGGGATCGCGCTCGAGCTCGTCGGCCGAGGCAAGGCCGATGGCGGCGACGGTCATCTCGCGCCGTTCCGGCACCGTCGCCTCGGCGCGCGGCGCCGGATGCACCGGCGGTCGGGCGGGGCCGGGGCCGGCGGTGTCGCGGATCTCCTCGTAGAGCTCGAACGTGTCCTGGTCGGGCTCGGCGTCGAGCTCGCGCCGCAGCGCCTCGACGCAGCGCTGGTATTGCTGCAACGCCTCGCCGCGCCGTCCCGACTGCCACAGGTGCCGCATCAGCGTGCGGTGCGCCTCCTCGTTGGTCTCGTCGATGCGCAGCAGCGTGCGGGCGATCCCGGGCTCGGCGGGGGCGTAGAGCAGCGCCGCGTGCAGCCGCTCGAGCACCCGGTCGCGGATCTGCTCGCGGCAGAGCCGCCGCCACTCCTCGAAGGCCTCGGAGCGGATGTCGAGCCCGGCGAGGAACTCCCCCCGGTAGAGCTCGGCGACTTCCGCCGCCGCCTCGGGCGTGGCGGTGGCGCAGAGCGTCTCGACCCGCTGCACGTCGAGGAAAAGCTCGCGCGTGTCGAGCAGCACGGCCTCCTTGCTGGCCTCGATCACCTCGAGCCCGACCCGGCTGAGCGTGCGGCGCAGCACCGAAAGCTCCTGCCGCAGGCTGGCCCGGGCCTGGTCCTCGGTGCGGTCTCCCCAGAGCAGCGTGGCGATCTCTTCCCGGGGCACGGCGCGGTCGGCGCGCTCGGCCAGAATGGCGAGCAGGGCGAAGGACTTGCGCGAGCTGAGGCGCAGCAGGCTGCCGTCCGCGACGCGCAGCTCGCAGCCTCCCAGCAGTCTGAGCTCGGCTTTCGTCATTCAGCGCTTCCGTTCCCGCGAAGGCGGGCGCGGCTCGTGGTGTTTTGCGGCAAAAGCGCCGCGAGGGTCACGATCGAGAAAGTTTTGCGAGGGGCCATAAGCGTCGCGATTACATGAGACTCGGAAATAATTCTGAAATTTAAGTGAAAACGGTCCGCGCTTGCGGATCAAATTGCAAGCGTTTCCGGCAGGAACCTTCAACATTTCCCGTGGACTGGGTCGCGCGCGATGCTGCCGAAGCGTGTCGCCGCGGGCGCGCTTGCCGGATGGCGCGGGTTTCGCACTTGTAACCTCCGCTGCGGTAAGGGCAGATGGGCGCGACCCGCGCCGCCACGGGAGGGACCGCCCGCGCGGTCAGTCGGCGCCCAAGATCGTGACCCGGCGCAGGGCGGGCGCGCGCCACGAACGGAGCCCCTTCTCATGCGGCAGCAGATCGCCATCAACATCAAGACTCAGGCCTATCACCGCATGCTCGGCGAGCATTTCACGCTGCACGATTGCACCGGGGGCTACGCGCACCTGACAGGTGAGGAGCGGGCCGAAACGCGGGTGCTGATCACCGCCGGGTTCAAGGGCGCGACGGGGGCCGAGATGGACGAGCTGCCGAACCTCGGGCTGATCTGCTGCGTCGGCACCGGCTACGAGGGGATCGACGTGCAGGCCGCCATCGCGCGCGGCATCCGCGTCTCGCACGGGGCCGGGGTGAACGCGGGGGCGGTGGCCGATCACGCCATGGCGCTGCTGCTCGCGGCGGTGCGCTGCATTCCGCACCAGGACCGGCTGACCCGCTCGGGCGCGTGGAACTATACCGAGACGCCGCGCCCGCTGGTCTCGCGCAAGAAGATGGGCATCTTCGGCATGGGCGGCATCGGCGCGGCGCTGGCGCGGCGGGCTTCCGCCTTCGACATCGAGGTGCGCTACCACAGCCGCACGCCCAAGGCCGATCTGCCCTATGCCTACGTGCCCTCGCTGCTGGAGCTGGCGCAGCAGGTCGACTACCTCGTCGCCTGCGTGCCGGGCGGGGCGGGGACGCAGCATGCGGTGAACGCCGAGGTGCTCGAGGCGCTGGGGCCGAAGGGCTACCTCTTCAACGTCGGGCGCGGCTCGGCGGTCGACACCGGGGCGCTGATCGCGGCGCTGCGCTCGGGCGGCATCGCCGGGGCGGGGCTCGACGTCTTCGAGAACGAGCCCGAGGTGCCCGCCGAGCTCTGCGCGCTGGAGAACGTCGTGCTGACGCCGCACATGGCGGGCAACGCGCCCGAGGTGCAGGAGATGGCGTCGGATCTCATGCGCGAGAACATCGCCGCCTTCAACGCCGGCCAGCCGCTGGTCACCCCGGTGCCCGAGATGAAGGTCTTCGCCTCGGCAGGATAGGGCAGGGGGCTTTCAGCCGTCCCCTCAGCCGCCCCGCGCGGGGTGCTCGGCGGCCACCGCGATGAGCTCGTCCACCAGTCCCTGAAGCAGCGCGTCGGGGGGCACCCCGTCGCGCAGCGATATCCCGACCGGCCCGCCGAGAAGCTCGTTGCTGACCGGCAGCACGGTCAGCTCGCCGCTTTCCAGCTCGGCCCGGACCACGCCTGCCGAGATGAACCAGATCGTGTCAGACTGCGCCACGACGCGCCGGCCGAAGGCGTGGGAAACATTCTCATATGCGGGAATCGGCTCTCCGAGCCCCAGCGATTGCAGGTAGGACCGGACCGAGCCCGAGATCACCGCCCCCGCCGGCGGCAGCATCAGCGGGTAGCGCAGCAGCTCGGCCGGCTCCCAGTCC encodes:
- a CDS encoding AAA family ATPase, which produces MTKAELRLLGGCELRVADGSLLRLSSRKSFALLAILAERADRAVPREEIATLLWGDRTEDQARASLRQELSVLRRTLSRVGLEVIEASKEAVLLDTRELFLDVQRVETLCATATPEAAAEVAELYRGEFLAGLDIRSEAFEEWRRLCREQIRDRVLERLHAALLYAPAEPGIARTLLRIDETNEEAHRTLMRHLWQSGRRGEALQQYQRCVEALRRELDAEPDQDTFELYEEIRDTAGPGPARPPVHPAPRAEATVPERREMTVAAIGLASADELERDPEDIVALLTRLAEVCRARVEPAGGKVLVQADGRVLALFGHPRADEADPERAVYAALDLVKRGFTDAAGQAVDLRAGLAMGETVVTRNDDRMLMSVAGPAVITASRLELQAGPGEVRISGAMRRSLRDRFRTIPVPGGEGSHPAQIVLGESLYADRFLASGAASRLTALTGRAEELGALAALWAEVTGGKTRVAVLRGEAGIGKSRLLAAFKQHAMADDPQILQFQSSPHHRQSALYPLVHYLQEMLGFARLPSPEERQRALRHWLATRSGLDTAQVEQVLVALLGLSSAPDATPIDQDVLIAAVAALLRAAVREGRPVLMIVEDLHWLDPTSQLLLARLATELANLPLMMLGSSRQPPGIAVPAPSAMRNITLRRLDRAQARALVTDICPPDWPAARIDAIVERSDGIPLYLEELVRTAAEGGDGAIPDSLHASLTARIDRLDGARSVLQQAAVIGRVFDTATLSRLTGRAPEALEAALQELQGHDLVYRLGPAPDARYEFKHALVQEQAYQTLLLAERAELHGRLGTILAEASVPAPAELVATHFELGGRPLDAIARLETAGKQALRVAAHSEAAAHFGRALTLARTQPDRAGAAALELKFLLLRGPQLIALHGFAAEEVAQTYAQALTLADSSGDPMERAHVHWGLWSFYVVRADIATALRIARKLLALCEEAQDEVGIVAGHYALGVTQYYAGDLGPAQRAFEAALEQHLPDLALEEIERYGLDLSVCARSYLGWLHALRGEVEAAELSSAWAIATSSALKHVFSMTFAHVFTGVMQHFLRRPEAAQRHGEIAARIAAEHGYAQWLAQSDMVTGHARALKGDPEGALQLERGTAAYLDTGACLALPYARAWLAETRLRDGQREEARALLQEARRVTEESGVTYFDAELQRLLARCGGDAQALLTGALQSARRSGATLLALRAAMDLARTEGATGGPAALSAVLAELAPGQRSRDLDDAEALEAALRAPAPLRGDEA
- a CDS encoding NAD(P)-dependent oxidoreductase, with translation MRQQIAINIKTQAYHRMLGEHFTLHDCTGGYAHLTGEERAETRVLITAGFKGATGAEMDELPNLGLICCVGTGYEGIDVQAAIARGIRVSHGAGVNAGAVADHAMALLLAAVRCIPHQDRLTRSGAWNYTETPRPLVSRKKMGIFGMGGIGAALARRASAFDIEVRYHSRTPKADLPYAYVPSLLELAQQVDYLVACVPGGAGTQHAVNAEVLEALGPKGYLFNVGRGSAVDTGALIAALRSGGIAGAGLDVFENEPEVPAELCALENVVLTPHMAGNAPEVQEMASDLMRENIAAFNAGQPLVTPVPEMKVFASAG